One uncultured Desulfuromusa sp. genomic window, ATTCGTCTCTTAACGCTGATGAATAATCTTGGCAATTGTTACTCCACAAAACATAGTCTGCGGGGTCAAACTGACCCGTATTATTGACATTCTGAGCGGCCTTTCTAATTATCTGATCGTCATACTGCCACGGAGAGATAGAATAATCATCCGAGCACTCCCCTCCCATCACACCTCTCGGATTACCTTGTGAATCAGGACCAAAATAGCCAACATCATCATGTGTCCCATCCTCATAAAAACCATGTTCATGGTAAGGTCCCAGATTCACCAGGTCCAGCATAATATTAAGAGCCATCCCAGCACCTCCTAAGCTCGGCAGCAAATTCCTGCTCCCAGGTGGAGTGCCGCTAAGGGCTGCTTTGCTAAACCTGAACAACCCCATTTCATCTATATAATTTATTGGATCATCCCCTGTATAGTCAAAAAAGTTAATCCCCCCCATCAACCCAATCGGATCAACCTGTGTATACCGCCCCGTCCCCGGATCATAAGTCCGATGCCAGTTATAATGGAGGTCGGTTTCCTGGTCGTAGTATTGCCCCGGAAACCTCAGGTTATTCTCCACAGTCGACAGCGGATCAATAGTGGCCTTACCGAAGGCGGCGTAGTTTGCACTCCAGACAATCTCTCCGGTTGTGGCATTTGTGAGCCGCTGTGGGGTGCCGAGATGATCATTGTGATAATAGTAGAGTCCTGTGCTATCCCGCATATAGAGGGGATCGGTGCCCCACAGGCTGTTGGGTTGCCAACCATAACTCTTCTGCCAACTGCCGGTATTACTGTATTCGCCAATCACCCCTTCGTCGGCATAGAGGTACCAGGTGATGATGCTGCCGACCTGTTTTTTGATCCGGCGGCCGAAGGGGTCGTAGCTGTAATCGGCAACTCTTCCGTCGGCCAGGATGACGCGGGAGAGGCGGTTGCGGCTGTTGTACTGGTAGCGGGTGATCTGGCCCCCTTCGGTCTTTTGGGTGGTGTTGCCGTTGCTGTCGTAGGTATAGGTGGCGGCGCTGCTGTCGAGCAGTTCGTTGTTCTGGTTGTGACTCCAGCTGCCGGGGGTGGTGCTGCTGGTCAAGCGGTTGCCGACCTGGTCGTAACTGTAGGCTTCATCTGCCAGGCCGCTGCTGTCGGGATGGTCGGCACTGGTGAGTTGATAGAGATCGTCGTAACCGTAGCTGGTGGTGCCGGCGAGGGCGCCAATCTGGTTGATATTGCCGCTAGGGTCAAACTGATAGTCTCGGGCCTGGATGATGGTGGTGCCGTTTTGGGTGTCGATGCGGCTCAGCCAGCCGTTTTCGTTGTAGCCGTAGTCGCTGTTGGTGCCGTTGCCGTAGTTGATTTTGCTGATCCGGGTTTTATCAATCATCAGGTCGATGGCCTGGCCGTCGAAGCTGATCTTGCTTAAGCGGTTGTTCTTCAGGTATTCGTAGCTATGGAGGATCCCTTCGGCGTCGGTGTAAGTGTTTTTGTTGCCGCGCCAGTCGTAGCTATAGCTGGTGCTTTTGCTGAAGGGGCCGTAGTTGATGGTTTCTTGGGTTTTGCGGTTCAGTTCGCCGTAAACGAGGGTACCGCTGATGCTGCCGTTGTCCCAGGTGAGCAGGTTGCTGTTGTCGCTGATCAGACAAACGGCAGCATTGCGGTTGCTACCAACCTGTTTGATCTCAACTTTTCCCCGTAAAACTGTTACCACGTCCCCTCCTAGATTTTTCCTTTGCTTTCGATTTCCCGACTATGTGTCGCTGTTAACTACGGCTATGTCTACATTCCGTGAAATGTGTAGACGCGACCCCTCTGACCCCGACCCCTCAGGTCCACCACAGCCTGTACCCTTTATTGTTTCCGCTTAAGATTTCCAACCTTTTGGAGGCCGATAGATTTGATCTATTATCATTTTTTCATCAAACGTCCTTTCCCTCCCGATAGATTCTCTTACAGCGTTGCGAACCTCTCGCAATTCATTTGTAATAGTGAAATTCTGTGAATTTAAATACTTGTTATTGTTGCTTCCTAGTAAAAATAAAGATCTTGCTATTTCATATTTATTGTCTCTTAAACCATCCCCACTCAAACCATCAATTCTCTCGCCAAGAAAATTAACATTATCTAAAATCCCAATCACTCCAATTGCTGTAATAAGGTTATACTTCATCAAGTCATAGCCATCAATTGACTCATATTTGACATAAATATTTAGAAAATGACGATTTAATCTTTCGATACCGAAAACACTCCCAATCCGAATATACTGGTTTATTAAATATTTCCTCTTTCCTAACCTAAGATCTTCTAAAATAGCATTCTCAACTTTATCTACAGGCATAGAGTAAATGAAGCGTGTACAAATATCCTCACATCTAGATCCAGCATCTGAAAAAGATAAAACATGAGCTAAAACAACAAATCTGTTAATGAAAAATACCAGCAATGTAATAAAGAACAAAGCAAGTGCTATATATTTGACTTTAGAAATCATATTTAAACTCTTCTGCAGGTATTGACTGTCCACCACTGCCAGGAATAACAACAATTTCACCATGATAGGTATAATCACCAACAACTACGTCATAAGGCTTATTATTTTCTTTATCATAGAAATCAGTTGGTGTCCTTCCCGTTTCCTTCTTTGTACAATCATCATAGCAGATATACCACCATCGCTTTCTGTCAACCCTTGTTTCCCAATGCTTGCTCACTTCTGTATACTTTACTACTGTAGGTTCTCCGCTTGTAGGAGTTACGCGGCCCCTAATGGTTACAGTTGCAATAGCTGAAGCTTTCAATATCGCCAACCATCTATCGCCCTCTGGTTCAGACCACCAAGATTTCAATGTCTCCGGTTCAGCCTTTACGAGTACGTGCTTACAAAACAAGCCAGACTAATCCAAGAAAAGTATTGGGTTCAACCTAGAATAAGCATAAGAATTCATCCCCCCAGCAAACCCAATGGGATCAATCTGCGTATACCGTCCCGTCCCCGGATCATAAGTCCGATTCCAACCATAGACCATTCGGTTTCCAACCATAGCTTTTCTGCCAACTGCCGGTATTACTGTACTCACCAATCAACCCTTCATCCGCATAGAGATAGTAAGTGGTTGTGGTCTCGACCGTCTTACTCACATGCCGTCCAAAGGGATCATAACTGTAGGTCGCGGTGCGGCCATCCGGCAGGTCGGCTTGACTGAAGCGATTCTTGGCGTTGTAGTGGTAAGTGGTGACGAGGGGGACAGGCACCCCTTGGGAGCCGGTCCCTTCGGTCTTTTTCGTGGTATTGCCGTTGTTGTCGTATTCGTAGCTGGTGGTGCCGGAGAAATTACAGGGGATAGGCCCGATGTTGTTTTTGTATAGATTCAATGTATCCCCCTCCTTTCTGCAATTAAAGCCAAGACCGGTTAATATTTAAAACCAAAAAACCTTGGACACGGATCAAATCTGATTTACGCTGATTTAAAGCCTCAACCAAAAAAACGAGTTTTGCTTTTGATCTTAATCCGCTTTGATCCGTCCAATCCGTGTTTATCCGTGTGCTAAAGCCTTTAAAACCAAAAAACCTTTGGACACGGATCAAATCTGATGACACGGATTTAAAACCTTACATACCGCTTTGGACTTTGCCTTTAAATCCGCCTTGATCCGTCCAATCAGTATTTATCCGCGTCCCATGCCTTTAAAAACTTATTCCTCATTGGGGACCGACTATTTTTTGTAGTTCAAAAGTTGCCTGTCAAACTCAGAGCAATGGCACGGGTCCAAAACGCCACTCGCGATTTACGCAACGTTTCGTGCTGTCTTCCCCATCAGGCTACGAGGTTAACAACCCGGTTAAGGTGATTTCGGAGCTCAACAGCCCGGCCTACCCGCCCCCTGTCAACGCTTCGCCGCCTCC contains:
- a CDS encoding RHS repeat-associated core domain-containing protein — translated: MVTVLRGKVEIKQVGSNRNAAVCLISDNSNLLTWDNGSISGTLVYGELNRKTQETINYGPFSKSTSYSYDWRGNKNTYTDAEGILHSYEYLKNNRLSKISFDGQAIDLMIDKTRISKINYGNGTNSDYGYNENGWLSRIDTQNGTTIIQARDYQFDPSGNINQIGALAGTTSYGYDDLYQLTSADHPDSSGLADEAYSYDQVGNRLTSSTTPGSWSHNQNNELLDSSAATYTYDSNGNTTQKTEGGQITRYQYNSRNRLSRVILADGRVADYSYDPFGRRIKKQVGSIITWYLYADEGVIGEYSNTGSWQKSYGWQPNSLWGTDPLYMRDSTGLYYYHNDHLGTPQRLTNATTGEIVWSANYAAFGKATIDPLSTVENNLRFPGQYYDQETDLHYNWHRTYDPGTGRYTQVDPIGLMGGINFFDYTGDDPINYIDEMGLFRFSKAALSGTPPGSRNLLPSLGGAGMALNIMLDLVNLGPYHEHGFYEDGTHDDVGYFGPDSQGNPRGVMGGECSDDYSISPWQYDDQIIRKAAQNVNNTGQFDPADYVLWSNNCQDYSSALRDEYKKLGGKVKYRPFGRRNAF